In a single window of the Streptomyces cinnabarinus genome:
- a CDS encoding SDR family oxidoreductase, whose translation MSGICEGRVAVVTGAGRGLGRAHALAFAAEGARVVVNDLGVGLDGTPDADSPAARVAEEIRAAGGTAVAHGGDIATTEGAASLIRTALETYGRLDTLVNNAGFLRDRMLVNLAEEEWDAVVRVHLKGHFLPLKHAAAHWRTEAKAGRTPTARIVNTSSGAGLLGAVGQGNYSAAKAAIVALTLVAAAELARYGVQVNAIAPAARTRMTEQAFADTMAAPESGFDAMAPENVSPLVVWLGSGASTGVTGRVFETEAGRITVMEGWRRGPTEDKGARRTPEEAGETARKLLGEAETPLPVYGG comes from the coding sequence ATGAGCGGAATCTGCGAGGGCCGGGTGGCCGTCGTCACCGGCGCGGGCCGCGGGCTCGGCCGCGCCCACGCGCTCGCCTTCGCGGCGGAGGGTGCCCGGGTGGTCGTGAACGACCTGGGCGTGGGCCTCGACGGGACGCCGGACGCCGACAGCCCGGCGGCGCGGGTCGCCGAGGAGATCCGCGCTGCGGGCGGCACGGCGGTGGCGCACGGCGGCGACATCGCGACGACCGAGGGCGCGGCCTCCCTGATCCGGACCGCCCTGGAGACGTACGGCCGCCTCGACACCCTCGTCAACAACGCCGGGTTCCTGCGGGACCGGATGCTGGTCAACCTCGCCGAGGAGGAGTGGGACGCCGTGGTGCGCGTCCACCTCAAGGGCCACTTCCTCCCCCTGAAGCATGCGGCGGCCCACTGGCGCACGGAGGCGAAGGCGGGCCGCACCCCGACGGCACGCATCGTCAACACCAGCAGCGGGGCGGGTCTGTTGGGCGCAGTGGGGCAGGGCAACTACAGCGCGGCGAAAGCGGCGATAGTGGCGTTGACCTTGGTGGCGGCCGCCGAACTCGCCCGCTACGGCGTTCAGGTCAACGCCATCGCCCCGGCGGCCCGCACCAGAATGACGGAACAGGCCTTCGCCGACACCATGGCGGCCCCCGAATCAGGCTTCGACGCGATGGCCCCGGAGAACGTGTCCCCGCTGGTCGTATGGCTGGGCTCGGGCGCGAGCACGGGAGTGACAGGCCGGGTCTTCGAGACGGAGGCCGGCCGCATCACGGTCATGGAGGGCTGGCGAAGAGGACCGACCGAGGACAAGGGCGCCCGCCGGACCCCGGAGGAGGCGGGGGAGACGGCACGGAAACTGCTGGGGGAGGCGGAGACGCCGTTGCCGGTGTACGGGGGGTAG
- a CDS encoding CoA transferase subunit A produces the protein MADKTMTAEEAVSRLADGMTLGIGGWGSRRKPMALVRALLRTEITDLTVVSCGGPDVGMLAAAGRIRRLVAPFVTLDSIPLEPHYRAARERGTLQLTEYDEAMFLWGLRAAAHRLPFLPVRSGLGSDVMRVNPGLRTVTSPYDDEETFVAMPALRLDAALVHVNRADRRGNGQYLGPDPYFDDLFCAAADTAYVSCERIVDTAELTKEAAPQTLLIQRHTVTGVIEAPNGAHFTSCAPDYGRDESAQREYATTPWPQFAERYLKDGRTA, from the coding sequence ATGGCCGACAAGACGATGACCGCCGAGGAGGCCGTCTCCCGGCTGGCCGACGGCATGACCCTCGGCATCGGCGGCTGGGGCTCCCGCCGCAAGCCCATGGCCCTGGTGAGAGCACTGCTCCGCACCGAGATCACCGATCTCACGGTCGTCTCCTGCGGCGGCCCCGACGTCGGCATGCTCGCCGCCGCCGGGCGGATCCGCCGACTGGTCGCCCCCTTCGTCACCCTGGACTCCATCCCGCTCGAACCGCACTACCGCGCGGCCCGCGAGCGGGGCACCCTCCAGCTCACGGAGTACGACGAGGCGATGTTCCTGTGGGGCCTGCGCGCCGCCGCCCACCGGCTGCCGTTCCTCCCGGTGCGCTCGGGACTCGGCTCGGACGTCATGCGGGTCAACCCGGGCCTGCGCACGGTGACTTCGCCGTACGACGACGAGGAGACCTTCGTCGCGATGCCCGCGCTGCGCCTGGACGCGGCCCTGGTGCACGTCAACCGCGCCGACCGGCGGGGCAACGGCCAGTACCTGGGCCCGGACCCGTACTTCGACGACCTGTTCTGCGCGGCGGCCGACACCGCGTATGTCTCCTGCGAGCGGATCGTGGACACCGCCGAGCTGACGAAGGAGGCGGCGCCCCAGACCCTGCTGATCCAACGGCACACGGTCACCGGTGTGATCGAGGCCCCGAACGGCGCCCACTTCACCTCCTGCGCCCCGGACTACGGCCGCGACGAGTCCGCACAGCGGGAGTACGCGACCACGCCCTGGCCGCAGTTCGCCGAGCGGTACCTCAAGGACGGGAGGACGGCATGA
- a CDS encoding enoyl-CoA hydratase family protein, protein MSVSTSSPEKGIRIVTVDHPPVNALPVSGWFTLADAVRKAGQDPEVRCVVLAAAGRGFNAGVDVKELQRRGRSALLGANRGCFAAFSAVYDCEVPVVAAVQGFCLGGGIGLVGNADAIVASEDATFGLPELDRGALGAATHLARLVPQHLMRALYFTSRTATAAELHAHGSVWRVVARAELQAAALELAREIAAKDGELLRLAKAAINGIDPVDVRRGYRFEQGFTYEASVSGVGDRVRSTFGQDGD, encoded by the coding sequence ATGAGTGTCTCCACCTCGTCCCCGGAAAAGGGGATCCGGATCGTGACGGTCGATCACCCGCCCGTCAACGCCCTTCCGGTGTCCGGCTGGTTCACGCTCGCGGATGCCGTGCGCAAGGCCGGGCAGGACCCGGAAGTGCGGTGCGTGGTGCTGGCCGCCGCGGGCCGGGGGTTCAACGCGGGCGTGGACGTCAAGGAGCTCCAGCGGCGCGGGAGGAGTGCGCTGCTCGGGGCCAACCGGGGCTGTTTCGCGGCCTTCTCGGCCGTGTACGACTGCGAGGTGCCCGTGGTCGCGGCGGTGCAGGGGTTCTGTCTGGGCGGGGGCATCGGTCTGGTCGGGAACGCCGACGCGATCGTGGCGAGCGAGGACGCCACCTTCGGTCTGCCCGAGCTGGACCGGGGCGCGCTGGGGGCGGCCACGCATCTGGCCCGGCTGGTGCCGCAGCACCTGATGCGCGCCCTGTACTTCACCTCCCGCACCGCGACCGCCGCCGAACTGCACGCGCACGGATCGGTGTGGCGGGTGGTAGCGCGCGCGGAACTCCAGGCGGCCGCACTGGAGTTGGCCCGGGAGATCGCCGCCAAGGACGGGGAGCTGCTGCGTCTCGCCAAGGCGGCCATCAACGGCATCGATCCGGTGGATGTGCGCCGCGGCTACCGCTTCGAGCAGGGCTTCACCTACGAGGCGAGCGTGAGCGGGGTCGGCGACCGGGTGCGGAGCACGTTCGGGCAGGACGGTGACTGA
- a CDS encoding helix-turn-helix domain-containing protein encodes MHHTWMRFFTPGPAHHRLGLVCLGVGLQHGALPTVGPRTLDHHVAVVISAGGGWYRGPDGRRTTVTAPALLWLTPGVPHHYAPDPATGWDEGFVDFTGPVATTYAELGYIEPDRPVVPLSDAAAPRGVIARIARAARRDNPLLEVETAAAVHELLVALRRARADLAPDGDQVLGALARDACTPMTVADHAARHGMTAAELRTAVRRGAGCGPKDYLLGIRLGRAKELLAATELPVAAVARRVGYDDPAYFSRLFTRRVGMPPVRFRAQQGRTVPGGWSEQVPDPDDPPMIDRPPAS; translated from the coding sequence ATGCACCACACCTGGATGCGGTTCTTCACGCCCGGCCCCGCCCACCACCGCCTCGGCCTGGTCTGCCTCGGCGTCGGCCTTCAGCACGGCGCCCTGCCCACCGTCGGCCCGCGCACCCTCGACCACCACGTCGCCGTCGTCATCAGCGCCGGCGGCGGCTGGTACCGCGGCCCCGACGGCCGCCGTACCACCGTCACCGCGCCCGCCCTGCTCTGGCTCACCCCCGGCGTCCCGCACCACTACGCCCCCGACCCCGCCACCGGCTGGGACGAGGGCTTCGTCGACTTCACCGGGCCCGTCGCCACGACGTACGCCGAACTCGGCTACATCGAACCGGACCGCCCCGTCGTGCCGCTCTCCGACGCCGCCGCCCCGCGCGGGGTGATCGCCCGCATCGCGCGGGCCGCCCGACGCGACAACCCGCTGCTGGAGGTCGAGACCGCGGCCGCCGTCCATGAACTCCTGGTCGCCCTGCGCCGCGCCCGCGCCGACCTCGCCCCCGACGGCGACCAGGTCCTGGGGGCCCTCGCCCGGGACGCCTGCACCCCGATGACGGTCGCCGACCACGCCGCCCGGCACGGCATGACCGCGGCCGAACTGCGCACCGCCGTCCGCCGCGGCGCCGGCTGCGGCCCCAAGGACTATCTGCTCGGCATCCGCCTCGGCCGCGCCAAGGAACTCCTGGCCGCAACCGAACTGCCCGTCGCCGCCGTCGCCCGCCGCGTCGGATACGACGATCCGGCCTATTTCTCCCGCCTGTTCACCCGCCGCGTCGGCATGCCCCCCGTCCGCTTCCGCGCCCAGCAGGGCCGCACCGTCCCCGGCGGCTGGAGCGAGCAGGTACCGGATCCGGACGATCCGCCGATGATCGACAGGCCCCCGGCATCGTAG
- a CDS encoding glycoside hydrolase family 35 protein — protein sequence MSEFTVGDTDFLLDGRPVRLLSGALHYFRVHEAQWGHRLAMLRAMGLNCVETYVPWNLHEPRPGEFRDVAALGRFLDAAREAGLWAIVRPGPYICAEWENGGLPHWVPGHARTRDERFLRPVRAWFRRLLPEVVSRQIDRGGPVILVQVENEYGSYGSDAPYLDALAGLLRAEGVTVPLFTSDGPEDHMLSGGSVPGALATVNFGSHAREAFGTLRRHRPDGPLMCMEFWCGWFDHWGAEHVVRDPGDAAAVLREILECGASVNLYMAHGGTSFAGWAGANRGGGALHDGPLEPDVTSYDYDAPVDEAGRPTRKFWAFREVLAEYAGGPLPEPPAPPAALGAPAEARVTAWAPLDAVLEACGGAEVSGPVPPTFEELDVDRGVVRYEVTVPGPRQPYPLIARGLRDLAVVSVDGERAGVLTEAEERLKEAVAGPARVELWVESLGRVNYGPRCGEAKGITGGILHERQYLHDVRARGLRLDALDEVSAVPFRERDGAGAPGLYRGSVTVRGAGDALFELPGWTRGFVWLNGFNLGRYWSAGPQRALFVPGPVLREGENEVRVLEFEEASTRAPVLRPV from the coding sequence ATGAGCGAGTTCACCGTCGGGGACACGGATTTCCTGCTGGACGGGCGGCCGGTGCGGCTGCTGTCGGGCGCGCTGCACTACTTCCGGGTGCACGAGGCGCAGTGGGGGCACCGGCTCGCGATGCTGCGGGCGATGGGCCTCAACTGCGTGGAGACGTACGTGCCGTGGAACCTGCACGAGCCGCGGCCCGGCGAGTTCCGGGACGTGGCGGCGCTCGGCCGGTTCCTGGACGCGGCGCGGGAGGCGGGTCTGTGGGCGATCGTGCGGCCGGGCCCGTACATCTGTGCCGAGTGGGAGAACGGCGGGCTGCCGCACTGGGTGCCGGGGCACGCACGCACGCGTGACGAGCGTTTTCTGCGTCCCGTCCGCGCGTGGTTCCGCCGGCTGCTGCCCGAGGTGGTGTCCCGGCAGATCGACCGCGGCGGCCCGGTGATCCTGGTCCAGGTCGAGAACGAGTACGGCAGCTACGGCTCGGACGCGCCCTATCTGGACGCGCTGGCGGGGCTGCTGCGCGCGGAGGGTGTGACGGTGCCGCTGTTCACCTCGGACGGCCCGGAGGACCACATGCTCAGCGGCGGTTCGGTGCCGGGGGCGTTGGCGACGGTGAACTTCGGCTCCCACGCGCGGGAGGCGTTCGGGACGCTGCGCCGGCACCGGCCGGACGGTCCGCTGATGTGCATGGAGTTCTGGTGCGGCTGGTTCGACCACTGGGGCGCCGAGCACGTCGTCCGGGATCCCGGGGACGCGGCGGCCGTGCTGCGGGAGATCCTGGAGTGCGGGGCCTCGGTCAATCTGTACATGGCGCACGGCGGCACCAGCTTCGCCGGCTGGGCGGGCGCCAACCGGGGCGGCGGCGCACTGCACGACGGGCCGCTGGAGCCCGATGTGACGTCCTACGACTACGACGCCCCGGTCGACGAGGCCGGGCGCCCCACGCGGAAGTTCTGGGCCTTCCGCGAGGTGCTTGCCGAGTACGCCGGGGGCCCGCTCCCCGAGCCCCCTGCCCCGCCCGCCGCGCTGGGCGCCCCCGCCGAGGCCCGGGTGACCGCCTGGGCGCCGCTGGACGCGGTGCTCGAGGCGTGCGGCGGGGCGGAGGTGTCCGGGCCGGTGCCGCCGACGTTCGAGGAGCTGGACGTCGACCGGGGCGTGGTGCGCTACGAGGTGACCGTGCCGGGGCCGCGGCAGCCGTATCCGCTGATCGCGCGCGGGCTGCGGGACCTCGCGGTGGTGTCCGTCGACGGGGAGCGGGCCGGGGTGCTCACCGAGGCGGAGGAGCGGCTGAAGGAGGCGGTCGCCGGGCCCGCGCGCGTGGAGCTGTGGGTGGAGTCCCTGGGGCGGGTCAACTACGGGCCGCGCTGCGGGGAGGCCAAGGGGATCACCGGGGGGATCCTGCACGAGCGGCAGTATCTGCATGACGTACGCGCGCGTGGGCTGCGGCTCGACGCGCTGGACGAGGTGTCGGCGGTGCCGTTCCGGGAGCGGGACGGGGCGGGCGCGCCGGGCCTGTACCGGGGTTCGGTGACCGTCCGGGGCGCCGGGGACGCGCTGTTCGAACTGCCGGGCTGGACCCGGGGGTTCGTGTGGCTGAACGGCTTCAACCTCGGCCGGTACTGGTCGGCGGGGCCGCAGCGGGCGCTGTTCGTGCCGGGTCCGGTGCTGCGCGAGGGGGAGAACGAGGTGCGGGTGCTGGAGTTCGAGGAGGCGTCGACGCGGGCGCCGGTGCTGCGGCCGGTGTGA
- a CDS encoding SDR family oxidoreductase, with protein MELNGKLAVVTGGTRGVGAGIAHAFVRAGAEVVVCARKPPEVPLEGTEFRHLDVRDPASVSCFVSGLPRLDVLVNNAGGTPYRLLADADAERHARVLELNLTAPLTVSLAAYGLLRRARGSVLMIGSVSGTRPSPGSAAYGAAKAGLESLARSMAVEWAPEVRVNTLVVGMVRTELSHLHYGGEQGVTAVSRTVPLGRLAEPADVGAAAVFLASDAAAYVSGASLQVHGGGERPAFLAAATANNDSKAGS; from the coding sequence ATGGAGCTGAACGGGAAGCTCGCCGTCGTCACCGGCGGCACGCGCGGCGTCGGCGCCGGCATCGCCCACGCCTTCGTGCGGGCGGGGGCGGAGGTGGTGGTGTGCGCGCGGAAGCCGCCGGAAGTCCCGCTGGAGGGAACGGAATTCAGACACCTTGACGTCCGGGACCCGGCCTCGGTGAGCTGCTTCGTCTCCGGCCTCCCCCGGCTGGACGTCCTGGTGAACAACGCGGGCGGCACCCCGTACCGGCTGCTCGCCGACGCGGACGCCGAGCGGCACGCCCGCGTGCTGGAGCTGAACCTGACGGCGCCCCTGACGGTCTCCCTCGCCGCGTACGGGCTGCTGCGGCGGGCCCGGGGAAGCGTGCTGATGATCGGCAGCGTGAGCGGCACCCGCCCCTCCCCGGGCTCCGCGGCCTACGGCGCGGCCAAGGCGGGCCTGGAGAGCCTCGCCCGCTCGATGGCGGTGGAGTGGGCGCCGGAGGTGCGCGTCAACACACTCGTGGTCGGCATGGTCCGCACCGAGCTCTCGCACCTGCACTACGGGGGCGAGCAGGGCGTGACAGCGGTGTCCCGGACGGTCCCGCTCGGCCGCCTCGCGGAACCGGCGGATGTGGGCGCGGCGGCGGTGTTCCTGGCCTCGGACGCGGCGGCCTATGTGAGCGGGGCGAGCCTTCAGGTGCACGGCGGCGGGGAGCGGCCCGCGTTCCTGGCCGCGGCGACGGCGAACAACGACTCGAAAGCGGGGAGTTGA
- a CDS encoding S1 family peptidase — translation MTHNSPTRSGGLTLVKRAAAAGAVALAVASLQPVSAAQAADTRVVGGTPAAQNEFPFMVHLSMGCGGALYKKDVVLTAAHCMDGSGNNTSITVTAGVSDLNSASAIKVKSTKVKVAPGYDGTGKDWALIKLAKPIDKPTLKLATTDRYNRGMFTIAGWGDTQEGAGTGTTKMRKATVPFVADRVCKRHYGNRLVAKEEICAGWTRGSVDTCQGDSGGPMFRKDDAGKWIQVGIVSWGDGCARAGVPGVYTQVNTFAADIARAASAL, via the coding sequence TTGACCCATAACTCGCCCACGAGAAGCGGCGGTCTGACCCTGGTCAAGCGGGCCGCGGCCGCCGGTGCCGTCGCTCTCGCCGTGGCCTCTCTCCAGCCCGTGAGCGCTGCCCAGGCCGCGGACACCCGTGTCGTAGGAGGAACGCCCGCGGCGCAGAACGAGTTCCCCTTCATGGTCCATCTCTCGATGGGCTGCGGCGGGGCGCTCTACAAGAAGGACGTCGTCCTGACCGCCGCCCACTGCATGGACGGCTCCGGCAACAACACGAGCATCACCGTCACCGCCGGCGTCAGCGACCTCAACTCCGCCTCCGCGATCAAGGTCAAGTCGACCAAGGTCAAGGTGGCCCCGGGCTACGACGGCACCGGCAAGGACTGGGCGCTGATCAAGCTCGCCAAGCCGATCGACAAGCCCACGCTGAAGCTCGCCACGACCGACCGCTACAACCGCGGCATGTTCACGATCGCGGGCTGGGGCGACACCCAGGAGGGTGCCGGCACCGGCACCACCAAGATGCGCAAGGCCACCGTGCCGTTCGTCGCGGACCGGGTGTGCAAGCGGCACTACGGCAACCGTCTGGTCGCCAAGGAGGAGATCTGCGCCGGCTGGACGCGCGGCAGCGTGGACACCTGCCAGGGCGACTCCGGCGGTCCGATGTTCCGCAAGGACGACGCGGGCAAGTGGATCCAGGTCGGCATCGTCAGCTGGGGCGACGGCTGCGCCCGCGCGGGCGTGCCCGGTGTGTACACCCAGGTGAACACCTTCGCCGCCGACATAGCCCGGGCCGCTTCGGCCCTGTAG